Genomic segment of bacterium:
TAAGCATAAGGGGTCAAAGATGAGAAGTAAATAATAAAGATGATAGAAAATATTCTTCTGTCCATTAGGCTGAGAGCTGAGAGTTGAGAGAAGAAACCTCTTTGTTCTCCAGGCTCAGCTCTCAACTCTTATTTATTGAGAAGATCCACGGTCTCCGGTTATTATAATCCTAACCAATTCCGAAGTCAAGATAAAAAAAGAAAGGTCGCCAAGGACACAAGGGAGGCCAAATTTTTTTTCAAAAAAACTTAATTTTCTCCTTGCAAAAAATCTAAATTATGTTATACTCAAATCAAGAGGTCTATTCAATCATTGGAGAGAGAGAGACCTCACTTTTACCGCACCATAATTTATAACAAGGGTATTGATCATCGTTTCGGCCCTTTACGGATTAATCTCGAATCTCGAATTGCAAATCGCGAATCTATCTTTTAATTCGCGATTCGCGATTTGCAATTCGAGATTCGAGATGATCATCGCCTAAGGAAGGGGGTTGTATTTATTATGTTAAACGTTAAAAGAGCCATTAGAATCATTTCCCTAATGACTGCTTTTAGTATTCTCCTGATGGGTATCCCTGCCCTGGCTGCGGAAGAGGGAATGATCTTTGTGGTGGCACCAGGTGATTGTCTTACTAAGATCATCAAAAGTCATTATGGTCGGATCACCTCTAAACTTATTGCTAAGGTAAAAGAGTCTAATCCAGAAATAAAAGATATTAATCTTATCTATGTGGGGCAAAAGATATTACTTCCCTCCGCGCATCCCAGGATGGCGGCTGCTGTTACCTCATCACCGTCGAAATCAAAAGAAGATACCAGGTTAGCCTCTCTTCCTCCGACTGATATTAAAGAGATTAAAGAGGGATTTTGTTATATCAAGAAAATGAGTGGAGCCGTTAAAATTCAACGGGCTAATGTTCCGGTTTGGATTCCGGTTGACGGGAAACAAGTTCTCTTACAAAAGGGGGATAAGATTAAATCAGGTAAAAATTCGTGGGTAGAGGTTACTTTGAAAGACGGTTCCACTTATCGATTGGGAGAGCATTCAGATGCCGAAATAAAAGAGATTTCGAAGGGTGAAGCGGGTCGGTTTCGCATTGGGATTACCTTAGGAAAGATTTGGGCTACGGTTAAAAGACTGGCCGAAGGCAAAAAATTTGAGGTGGCTACGCCGGCTGCGGTAGCTGGAGTCAGGGGAACAAAATTCAAGGTGGAGGTCGCCAAGGATGGTCAAACGAGGGTCACTGTTCACGAAGGGGTAGTAAATGTTAAAACCTCGAAAGAGGAAGTAGATGTTAACGCCGGTTATGAAGTGGTCGCTTTCCTTAAAGGCAACTTAACTGATGTTAATCCTTTGACCTTAGATTTGTGGGATGAGTGGAATAAGAAGAGAGATTCCGAGCTGATTATTATTGACCGGGCGGCCGCAGAAGGAGATAAGGACAGTCTTAAGATAGCGGCGGTAAAAGAGAAAACAAGTTATGCTGATTTAGTCAAGGCTAAAGAAAAAAGGGCGGTGACAGCGGATGTCACCTTCTTTGAGACATTGGAGGAAGCTAAGGCCTCTGATGCCGATCGAATTATCATTCCGGAAGAGAATAAAGAAGAAGATACTCTTAAGGTAGCGGCGGTAAAAGAAAAGCTGAGTTATACTGATTTAGTCAAGACTAAGGAAAAGAGGGCGGTGACAGGGGATGTCACCTTCTTTGAGACATTGGAGGAAGCTAAGGCCTCTGATGCCGATCGAATTATCATTCCGGGAGAAGAAGGAGAAGAGACTCTCAAGATAGCGGCGGTAAAAGAGAAGGTGAGTCCGGCCGATTTAATCAAGGCTGAGGAAAAGAGAGCGGTGCCAGGGGAGGTCACCCTCTTTGAGACATTGGAGGAAGCTAAGGCCTCTGATGCCGAGCAAATTATCATTCCCAAAGAGGATAAAGGAGAAGAGACCCTCAAGATAGCAGCGGTAAAAGAGAAGATAAGTTATGCTGATTTAGTCAAGGCTAAGGAAGAGAGGGCGGTGACAGCGGATGTATCATTCTTTAAGACATTGGATGAAGCCAGCGCTTCTGATGCCGAGCAAATTATCATTCCAGGCGAAGAGAAAGGGAGCGGGTCCAGACTTAGGATCCTTTCTACCAAAGAGGGTGAAGAACTTAAGATCGCTACTGCCTCGCCTCCAGCCGGTATGATTGCCCCCCTAAAGATTGAAAAACTCTTAGCCAACGTAGATGAGAAGGGAGACTTTCCACCAACCCTAATCATCGGCAAACCATTAATAAAACCCCTTGATTATGTTACTCATCAGCGCACCTTTGAATTGACCGGTATTACCGATAATAATGCTATTGTCACCATAAATAATGTTCCGGCTAAGGTCGAGAACGACGGAACCTTTAAAGGGATAGTAAAATTGAAAAAAGGAGATAATAAGATTACCTTGGTAGCCACAGGTCCCACGGGCAATACTACCATTGCTACCAGGACCGTAGCCCTGCTGGAAGATGAGCGCCAGTAGGTGAGGGACTTGGGATTGCGGAGGCGAATAAAGAATCCCTAATCCCCTGAGTGAGGATTTTCCTAAAGGACTATAGGGAAGAGAGATCTTCCTTATAGTCCTTTTTTGCAGAGGTAGCCGTGTCTGGTAAAAGGAGCCCAGTTGTCCCGGCGGTGAATGTAACTATTTAGCCACGAATTGACACTAATGAACACGAATGAAGAGAAAATTCTGTATAAAGATTTGTCTTACAAGATGGTTGGATTGGCAATGAAAGTACAGAGTAAACTACGAAAGATTGGTTAATTAGATTTTTTGTATTATTCGTGTAAATTTGTGTTTATTCGTGGCTGAATAGTTACGCGGTGAATATGCCCACAGGCGAGACGTCTGGGCTACATTATCAGACACCAGACTACCAGTCACCAGCGAGGTCTTAACCGTTGACCAGAAGAATCCTTAGACAAAAGACGGACCGGTTTTGGGGGATAAAGATTTGCCTTCCCATAGCCCTTATTATCTCCATCGTTTTCCTTTTGGGATGGTTTGAACCTCTTGAAAACATGGGGATTGATCTTCGCTTCAGGCTGCGGGGGCCAGTTTACCCCAAGAGTGATATTGTTATTGTGGCTATAGATACAGTTAGCCTGAAACACCTGGGATGCTGGCCATGGTCAAGGAGATACCATGCCCGGCTTATTGATGGGCTTTCTAAGGCCCAGGCCAAGGTAATCGGCCTTGATTTGCACTTTATTGAGGAAGATAAAAGGGATCCTCTAAGTGATGCGGCTTTTGTCACCTCGGCCACCAGGTCAGGTAATATTGTTTACCCGGTCTTCTTTGATCGGCCTCAGACAGGTTCGGAGGAAAAGGAGGTCTGTTTAAAGCCGCTTCCTCCCTTACAGGAAACGGCTCTTGGCCTTGGACATATTGAAGTTGAACCTTCCCTGGACGGAATTCTTCGTAAGGTTAACCTGGTCAGACCCGTTGCAGAGGAAGGATTTCTTTCTTTCGGATTAGAAATAGTCAGGACGGCCATGGACATCCCTTTACTTGATCTTCAGTCTCCTCGCGGCAATACCTTTCTCCTGGGACCATTAGCCATCCCTATGGATGATAAAGGCCGTATGTTCATCAACTACTCCGGTGGACAGCATACCTTCAAGACCTTCTCTTATTCCGATGTCTTGGAAGAACGTGTTCCTCTCTCTGAATTTACAGGTAAGATTGTCCTGGTTGGAATTACCGCTAAGGGGATTTCAGACGAGTTTATGACCCCCTTCTCCGACCAGAGCAATCCTATGCCTGGCGTGGAAATCCACGCCAATATCATCCGAACCATTATCGAACAGGATTACATCAAACGGGCAGATAGATTAACCATTGCCCTCCTTACTCTGATATTAGGGATTAGCTTGAGTTTTATCTTTCAGAGGTTGAGTCCGAGAAAGGATATTATCTTAGCCCTCTTTTTACTTCTACTTTTAGTGGCGAGTTCCATCACTGCCTTTAACTACAATGAAATCTGGATTGATACTATACCCTTTGCCCTTCTTATTGGACTTTCCTGGGCAGGCATAACCTTAAAAGAGATTACAGTAGCTAACCGGGCTTTAGATGAAGAGGTAACCAGGCTTTCTCAAACTTTTCGGGTCAGGGGAAAGAATCTTTTGGCCGTAGAAATTGAAGAAACTCCCCGGCAGATGCTTTCTTCTCTCCAAAGGTTCTTTAATTTTAAAGCAGTTATCCTTTTCCTTCCTGATGAGCGGGGGAAAGGATTGGCGCCTCGATTTAGCTCGGGTCTAGAACTTGAGTCAATAAAATATAACTTGAAATTAGCCGAAACTATGGTGGGCAGGGTAGCTCAACAAAGAGAATTAGAGGTCTTTGAAGGACAGGATCAGCCCTTCGAGTTACCCGAAATAGCTGCCAGCGCCTATTTGCCGGCTATCATTAGAGACAGATGCGTCGGCGTCCTGGTCCTTTGCGCTCAAAAGGCGGATATCTTTAGTCAACGCAACCTTAATCTACTGCGTATCATTGCCAATCAACTTGCCCAAGTTATTGAAACAAAAAGAGGTTATGAAGCCCTATCCATTTCTTCGATTGGTCCGCTGAATATCCCTTCATCTGAAAAAATAATCCAAAAAGTTGAAGCCCTTACTTCCATCTATAATTCTATTATCCTTGATAGAATTATGATAGATAATATACTCAATGATATCACCGATGGGATTATGGTAGCCAATTGTTTTGGAGTGATTACTTGCGCTAATCCTCAATTTAAAAATCTGTTCAGCCTTTCTAATGAAAAGGTTGAATTAAATATTATTGATCTGATTAAGAAATTTGGTCTCTATAGCCGGGAGGAATTGTTGGAAGAGTTCTCCAGGGTTGTGACTGATAATCGAGTTCTTTCCCTTGATTTGGAACTGCCGGAAAAGAAGAAGAGCTATAATCTAAGTTTAGCCTCTTTTAAAGATACCTGGGAAAGAGTAATAGGACTGGTTGGTGTCCTCCACGATGTAACTTATTTAAAGGAAATTTCTCAGGCTAAATCCGAATTTGTGGCCACTGTTTCTCACGAACTCAGGACCCCCTTAACCTCGATTAAGGGATCTTTGGAACTCCTTTTAAGAGAAATGTCAAGGGGGGAGATATACGGAGATAAGTCTGAATTCATTGAAATTGGGTTGAGGAACGTCAATAGGTTGTCCAAGTTAGTGGATGACATCCTTGACCTATCCAAGATAGAGGCAGGCAAGATAAAGATAAGATTAGAGAAAGCCAGCCTTCCTACCATGGTCAAATATGCTATTTCAGAAATGAAGGTTCTGGCTGATGAGCACAAGATTACTATTAATACCTCTATTCCCCAGTTCCTTTCACCGGTTTTAGCTGATGTTGATAGAATAAATCAGGTCCTGATTAATTTACTCAGTAACGCTATTAAATTTTCCCGGAGG
This window contains:
- a CDS encoding CHASE2 domain-containing protein; this translates as MTRRILRQKTDRFWGIKICLPIALIISIVFLLGWFEPLENMGIDLRFRLRGPVYPKSDIVIVAIDTVSLKHLGCWPWSRRYHARLIDGLSKAQAKVIGLDLHFIEEDKRDPLSDAAFVTSATRSGNIVYPVFFDRPQTGSEEKEVCLKPLPPLQETALGLGHIEVEPSLDGILRKVNLVRPVAEEGFLSFGLEIVRTAMDIPLLDLQSPRGNTFLLGPLAIPMDDKGRMFINYSGGQHTFKTFSYSDVLEERVPLSEFTGKIVLVGITAKGISDEFMTPFSDQSNPMPGVEIHANIIRTIIEQDYIKRADRLTIALLTLILGISLSFIFQRLSPRKDIILALFLLLLLVASSITAFNYNEIWIDTIPFALLIGLSWAGITLKEITVANRALDEEVTRLSQTFRVRGKNLLAVEIEETPRQMLSSLQRFFNFKAVILFLPDERGKGLAPRFSSGLELESIKYNLKLAETMVGRVAQQRELEVFEGQDQPFELPEIAASAYLPAIIRDRCVGVLVLCAQKADIFSQRNLNLLRIIANQLAQVIETKRGYEALSISSIGPLNIPSSEKIIQKVEALTSIYNSIILDRIMIDNILNDITDGIMVANCFGVITCANPQFKNLFSLSNEKVELNIIDLIKKFGLYSREELLEEFSRVVTDNRVLSLDLELPEKKKSYNLSLASFKDTWERVIGLVGVLHDVTYLKEISQAKSEFVATVSHELRTPLTSIKGSLELLLREMSRGEIYGDKSEFIEIGLRNVNRLSKLVDDILDLSKIEAGKIKIRLEKASLPTMVKYAISEMKVLADEHKITINTSIPQFLSPVLADVDRINQVLINLLSNAIKFSRRGGRVNIEAKEEPQWVEVRVVDTGIGIPMEEMSKIFNKFQMVNVPYNKAVKGTGLGLAICKTIITEHGGRIWGESSVGNGSAFCFTLQKAGDQ
- a CDS encoding FecR domain-containing protein: MLNVKRAIRIISLMTAFSILLMGIPALAAEEGMIFVVAPGDCLTKIIKSHYGRITSKLIAKVKESNPEIKDINLIYVGQKILLPSAHPRMAAAVTSSPSKSKEDTRLASLPPTDIKEIKEGFCYIKKMSGAVKIQRANVPVWIPVDGKQVLLQKGDKIKSGKNSWVEVTLKDGSTYRLGEHSDAEIKEISKGEAGRFRIGITLGKIWATVKRLAEGKKFEVATPAAVAGVRGTKFKVEVAKDGQTRVTVHEGVVNVKTSKEEVDVNAGYEVVAFLKGNLTDVNPLTLDLWDEWNKKRDSELIIIDRAAAEGDKDSLKIAAVKEKTSYADLVKAKEKRAVTADVTFFETLEEAKASDADRIIIPEENKEEDTLKVAAVKEKLSYTDLVKTKEKRAVTGDVTFFETLEEAKASDADRIIIPGEEGEETLKIAAVKEKVSPADLIKAEEKRAVPGEVTLFETLEEAKASDAEQIIIPKEDKGEETLKIAAVKEKISYADLVKAKEERAVTADVSFFKTLDEASASDAEQIIIPGEEKGSGSRLRILSTKEGEELKIATASPPAGMIAPLKIEKLLANVDEKGDFPPTLIIGKPLIKPLDYVTHQRTFELTGITDNNAIVTINNVPAKVENDGTFKGIVKLKKGDNKITLVATGPTGNTTIATRTVALLEDERQ